A stretch of the Thiomicrorhabdus indica genome encodes the following:
- the glgB gene encoding 1,4-alpha-glucan branching protein GlgB, producing the protein MVERLVEQQLVLRHDIERLAQGCHHDPYGILGLHQLATLSGSAWVVRCWLPSAEAAWLPVDEATRFDLHRIEGSDLFIVFLEEAEKQILGPHFSVAWQESDEQVHSVVSPYSFVPQIGELDTHLFSEGRHWHAYNMLGAKPMKVDGISGVRFSVWAPAAERVSVVGDFNGWHGLRHPMRVLGGSGVWEIFIPGLQAGDLYKFEIRNAQSGRVFTKIDPFVQSMEKRPDTGCLVYETSYQWQDQNWQSKQQSYDWQKSPINIYEVHLGSWQRTDDGRFLNYAEIAHRLVEYVKWMGYTHIELLPITEHPLDQSWGYQTTGYFAPTSRFGTPDDFRYFVDIFHQNDIGVFLDWVPAHFPKDEFGLGRFDGSALFEHEDSRLGEHQDWGTYIFNFGRNEVRNFLIANALYWLKEFHIDGLRVDAVASMLYLDYSRDDGQWLPNKYGGRENLEAIDFLKELNHEVHSQCPGATVMAEESTSWPMVSRPTWMGGLGFSMKWNMGWMNDTLEYFSKETVFRAYHHSELTFSQMYAYSENFILPLSHDEVVHLKGSLIEKMPGDDWQRAANLRLLLSYQLLHPGKKLLFMGSEFAQWQEWSESKALDWHLCDQPLNRGVQLCTRRLNHLYRELPALHERDFISEGFQWIDCHDYEQSILSFLRWSEQQHLVCVFNFTQIPREHYRIGVPSTGRYQVVFNSDDEQFYGSEWLLEGCFEAQELPWMNQPYSIELSLPPLASVVLMLEQ; encoded by the coding sequence ATGGTCGAGCGTTTGGTTGAGCAACAATTGGTATTGAGACATGACATTGAACGTTTAGCACAAGGTTGCCATCATGACCCTTACGGTATTTTGGGATTGCATCAATTGGCGACTCTGAGCGGTAGTGCTTGGGTAGTACGTTGTTGGTTACCAAGTGCTGAAGCAGCTTGGCTGCCGGTGGATGAAGCGACGCGATTCGATTTGCATCGCATTGAGGGCAGTGATTTGTTTATTGTTTTTCTGGAAGAAGCTGAAAAACAAATATTAGGCCCGCATTTTTCTGTAGCGTGGCAAGAGAGTGACGAACAAGTTCATTCGGTCGTTTCACCTTATAGCTTTGTCCCGCAAATTGGTGAACTGGATACGCATTTGTTTTCAGAAGGACGTCATTGGCATGCTTACAACATGTTGGGGGCGAAACCTATGAAGGTTGATGGCATCTCTGGTGTGCGTTTTTCGGTTTGGGCACCAGCGGCAGAGCGAGTTTCAGTGGTGGGCGATTTTAATGGTTGGCATGGCCTTCGTCATCCGATGCGAGTTTTAGGAGGTTCAGGGGTTTGGGAAATTTTTATTCCGGGGCTTCAGGCGGGCGATCTTTACAAGTTTGAGATTCGCAATGCGCAGTCTGGTCGAGTGTTTACCAAAATTGATCCTTTCGTACAGTCTATGGAAAAACGGCCAGACACTGGGTGTTTGGTTTATGAGACAAGTTATCAGTGGCAAGATCAAAATTGGCAGTCTAAGCAACAGAGCTATGACTGGCAAAAGTCGCCAATTAATATTTACGAAGTGCATTTAGGGTCTTGGCAGAGAACGGATGATGGACGCTTTTTGAATTATGCAGAGATTGCGCATCGTTTGGTCGAGTATGTTAAGTGGATGGGCTATACGCATATTGAATTGTTACCGATCACTGAACACCCTTTAGATCAATCTTGGGGTTATCAAACCACCGGTTATTTTGCACCGACCAGCCGTTTTGGAACGCCAGATGATTTTCGTTATTTTGTCGATATCTTTCATCAGAATGATATTGGCGTATTTTTGGATTGGGTGCCTGCGCATTTTCCTAAAGATGAATTCGGCTTGGGTCGATTTGATGGCTCAGCACTCTTTGAACATGAAGACTCACGTTTGGGTGAGCACCAAGATTGGGGCACTTACATCTTCAACTTTGGACGCAATGAAGTACGAAATTTCTTGATTGCCAATGCGCTTTACTGGTTAAAAGAGTTTCACATTGATGGTTTGCGTGTGGATGCGGTCGCTTCCATGCTGTATCTGGATTATTCGAGAGATGATGGGCAGTGGCTACCAAATAAATATGGCGGTCGTGAAAACCTAGAAGCGATTGATTTCCTAAAAGAACTCAACCATGAAGTTCATTCACAATGCCCGGGTGCAACGGTGATGGCTGAAGAATCGACCTCATGGCCCATGGTGTCGCGTCCAACATGGATGGGGGGGTTAGGCTTTTCCATGAAATGGAATATGGGGTGGATGAATGACACTTTAGAGTATTTCTCAAAAGAAACGGTCTTCCGTGCATACCATCATAGTGAACTCACTTTTAGTCAAATGTATGCGTATTCTGAAAACTTTATTTTGCCGTTATCGCATGATGAGGTGGTCCATTTAAAAGGTTCGTTGATTGAAAAAATGCCTGGAGATGATTGGCAGCGAGCAGCGAATTTGCGTTTGTTATTGAGTTATCAGTTGCTGCATCCCGGTAAAAAGTTGTTATTCATGGGGTCAGAGTTTGCGCAATGGCAAGAGTGGTCAGAGTCCAAAGCCTTAGATTGGCATTTGTGTGATCAGCCTTTAAATCGCGGTGTTCAGCTATGTACTCGCCGGCTAAATCATTTGTATCGCGAACTTCCAGCTCTGCATGAAAGGGATTTTATAAGCGAAGGTTTTCAATGGATTGATTGTCATGACTATGAGCAATCCATCTTGAGCTTCCTTCGATGGAGTGAGCAACAACATTTAGTGTGCGTGTTTAACTTTACGCAAATCCCTCGAGAACATTACCGTATTGGAGTACCTTCTACCGGCCGGTATCAAGTGGTCTTTAATAGTGATGATGAACAATTTTATGGAAGTGAGTGGCTGCTAGAGGGATGTTTTGAAGCTCAAGAGTTGCCGTGGATGAATCAGCCATATTCGATTGAGCTTTCTCTACCGCCATTAGCGTCTGTTGTGCTGATGTTAGAACAGTGA
- the malQ gene encoding 4-alpha-glucanotransferase, producing the protein MPNPPTSKNFGYKQRQAGVVLHITSLPQESSQTAGCLDQNAWRFIDWMERAQLKIWQMLPLNAPHDDLSPYSALSAFAMNPRFLPAGWKSDFEKEFEGSTDAFETYLNSPPHWLEDFALFMALREHFEHRAWNEWPEAYKYRDSSALEIFKAAHQIQLLEIKQQQFWLSHLWQALKTYANQKAITLFGDMPIFIAYDSADVWANPENFKLDQSLNPTVVAGVPPDYFSETGQRWGNPHYDWEKMEKDNFSWWHLRIEHALSQLDVLRIDHFRGLEASWEIQADEETAMNGVWEKVPGERLLQSLQESMPNMPLVAEDLGIITPEVVALKEAFDLPGMAVLQFGFNGLPDNPHALDEQVENSVVYSGTHDNDTTMGWFESLEPGAQNWIWSQLESTHKELEQVGVDVQMPWPLIMAGLKSVPNWFIAPMQDWLALGAESRMNTPGTIENNWNWQLQEGQLTEELADKIATLIQSTGRS; encoded by the coding sequence ATGCCAAATCCTCCGACTTCAAAGAATTTTGGATACAAGCAGCGTCAAGCGGGTGTGGTTTTGCATATCACCTCTTTGCCGCAAGAAAGCAGTCAAACCGCCGGTTGTTTGGATCAAAACGCTTGGCGTTTTATTGATTGGATGGAAAGAGCTCAGCTGAAAATTTGGCAAATGCTTCCACTCAATGCTCCACATGATGATTTATCGCCTTACAGCGCGCTTTCAGCGTTTGCAATGAACCCGAGATTTTTACCGGCCGGTTGGAAATCGGATTTTGAAAAAGAGTTTGAAGGGTCAACAGACGCTTTTGAAACTTATTTAAATTCGCCTCCGCATTGGTTGGAGGATTTTGCATTGTTTATGGCGCTGCGTGAACATTTTGAACATCGCGCTTGGAACGAGTGGCCAGAGGCATATAAGTATCGGGATTCAAGTGCTTTAGAGATTTTCAAGGCTGCGCATCAAATTCAGTTATTGGAAATTAAGCAACAACAATTTTGGTTGTCACACCTGTGGCAAGCATTAAAAACTTATGCGAACCAAAAAGCCATTACGCTATTTGGCGATATGCCAATTTTTATCGCTTATGACAGTGCGGATGTGTGGGCAAATCCTGAAAATTTCAAATTAGACCAATCTTTAAATCCAACCGTCGTTGCAGGAGTACCCCCCGATTATTTTTCCGAAACAGGTCAACGTTGGGGGAATCCGCATTATGACTGGGAAAAAATGGAGAAAGATAATTTCTCTTGGTGGCATTTGCGCATAGAGCATGCATTATCACAACTGGATGTGTTACGAATTGACCATTTCCGCGGCCTTGAGGCAAGCTGGGAAATTCAAGCGGATGAAGAGACTGCAATGAATGGTGTATGGGAGAAGGTTCCCGGAGAACGGTTGCTACAGAGTTTGCAAGAATCCATGCCAAATATGCCTCTTGTTGCCGAAGATTTAGGAATTATTACACCGGAAGTTGTGGCATTAAAAGAAGCGTTTGATTTACCCGGTATGGCGGTTCTGCAATTTGGGTTTAATGGTTTGCCGGATAATCCGCATGCGTTAGATGAACAGGTTGAAAATTCAGTCGTTTACAGCGGAACTCATGATAATGATACGACTATGGGGTGGTTTGAGAGTTTAGAACCTGGAGCTCAGAATTGGATTTGGTCACAGCTAGAAAGTACTCACAAGGAATTGGAACAAGTGGGTGTGGATGTGCAAATGCCTTGGCCATTGATTATGGCTGGTCTGAAAAGTGTGCCCAATTGGTTTATAGCACCGATGCAGGATTGGTTGGCTTTGGGGGCGGAATCACGAATGAATACTCCTGGTACTATTGAAAATAACTGGAATTGGCAATTGCAAGAAGGGCAGCTTACCGAGGAACTTGCAGACAAAATCGCGACATTAATTCAATCCACCGGCCGGTCATAA
- a CDS encoding glycoside hydrolase family 57 protein, whose translation MSEKKVKLVVCWHMHQPHYRDGEDGEYHLPWVYLHAIKDYTDMVWHLEKCPEAKVVVNFAPVLLEQLDDYAQQIEEWLDNGQPMQDRLLNLLAGVEPISGQLSQRQEIAILCQKAHAPTIIHALPYFHEMVELLQNCDLVNDVSHCVQLSYLSEQFFIDLLMWYHLAWMGISLRRDDHRITLLMQKKKNFSKKDRRLVMEILFDAIRNIIPRYKALLDRGQIELSMSPYGHPIVPLMLDFNSLHESTPNAPLPQAPAYPGGEERARWHLEKGQEVFEHYFGQKSKGVWLSEGALSSEAVKLLDDYNLQWTASGEGVWRHSCEASQINPHLINSKKALYSPLKHKDAHAKLFFRDDGMSDLIGFQYKDWRAEDAANNFAQNMTNIANFLGEEADQHVVSVILDGENAWEYYPDNAYHFLMAFYDVLSDHPRIEMTTFSQAIEDGCKVRELPMLKAGSWVYGSFSTWMGDKDKNLGWDLLVAAKESFDKVMATQTFTEEKSQAIIDQLAICEGSDWFWWFGDYNNAQSVKDFDHLYRSHLKKLYQLLEVEIPEALNQPISHGGHGVENGGTMRRNA comes from the coding sequence ATGAGTGAGAAAAAAGTTAAGTTAGTGGTCTGTTGGCACATGCATCAACCACATTATCGTGATGGTGAAGATGGTGAATATCACCTTCCTTGGGTGTATTTGCATGCCATAAAAGATTACACCGATATGGTTTGGCATTTGGAAAAATGTCCCGAGGCAAAAGTGGTTGTCAATTTTGCCCCTGTGTTATTGGAACAGTTGGATGACTACGCTCAGCAGATTGAGGAGTGGTTGGACAATGGTCAGCCAATGCAAGACCGTTTGCTTAACTTACTCGCTGGCGTTGAGCCGATTTCCGGCCAGCTGTCTCAGCGCCAAGAAATTGCGATTCTATGTCAAAAAGCGCATGCTCCAACCATTATTCATGCCTTACCGTATTTTCATGAAATGGTCGAACTGCTGCAAAACTGTGATTTGGTTAACGATGTATCGCATTGTGTTCAATTGTCGTATTTAAGCGAACAGTTCTTCATTGATTTGTTGATGTGGTATCACCTTGCTTGGATGGGAATCAGCTTACGCCGTGATGATCACCGAATTACATTGTTAATGCAGAAAAAGAAAAACTTTTCTAAGAAAGATCGCCGTCTTGTTATGGAAATTTTGTTTGATGCGATTCGTAATATTATTCCTCGTTACAAAGCGTTATTGGATCGTGGCCAAATTGAGCTTTCTATGAGTCCTTATGGGCACCCGATTGTACCGCTCATGTTGGACTTTAATAGTTTGCATGAATCCACGCCAAATGCCCCTTTGCCACAAGCGCCTGCCTACCCAGGTGGTGAGGAGCGTGCTCGTTGGCACTTGGAAAAAGGCCAAGAAGTTTTTGAGCATTATTTTGGTCAAAAGTCCAAAGGCGTGTGGTTATCGGAAGGGGCTTTGAGTTCTGAAGCTGTGAAGCTGTTAGATGATTATAACTTGCAATGGACGGCTTCCGGTGAAGGTGTTTGGCGGCATTCATGTGAAGCATCGCAAATTAATCCGCATTTGATTAACAGTAAAAAGGCTTTGTATTCTCCTCTTAAGCATAAAGATGCTCATGCAAAACTGTTCTTTAGAGATGATGGTATGTCGGATTTAATCGGTTTCCAATACAAGGACTGGCGTGCCGAAGATGCGGCGAATAACTTTGCTCAAAATATGACGAATATTGCTAACTTTTTGGGAGAAGAGGCTGACCAGCATGTCGTAAGTGTGATTCTGGACGGGGAAAATGCGTGGGAATACTATCCAGATAATGCTTATCATTTCTTAATGGCTTTTTATGATGTATTAAGTGACCATCCAAGAATTGAAATGACGACCTTTAGTCAGGCCATTGAGGATGGTTGCAAAGTGCGAGAGCTTCCCATGTTAAAAGCCGGTAGTTGGGTCTATGGTTCTTTCTCAACTTGGATGGGCGATAAAGACAAAAATCTTGGCTGGGATTTGCTGGTTGCAGCAAAAGAAAGCTTCGATAAAGTTATGGCAACGCAAACATTTACTGAAGAAAAGTCGCAGGCGATTATTGATCAATTAGCGATTTGTGAAGGTTCGGATTGGTTCTGGTGGTTTGGGGATTATAACAATGCTCAAAGTGTTAAAGACTTTGATCACCTGTATCGTTCACATCTTAAAAAACTCTATCAACTGCTTGAAGTAGAAATTCCCGAGGCTTTGAATCAACCGATTTCTCATGGTGGTCATGGGGTTGAAAACGGTGGCACTATGCGTCGAAATGCTTAG
- the glgC gene encoding glucose-1-phosphate adenylyltransferase — protein MKYYCETKTSTELTRNTLALVLAGGEGSRLKDLTRWRAKPAVPFGGKYRIIDFVLSNCVNSGIRKIGVLTQYKSHSLIRHIQRAWSFMRYEVGEFVELLPAQQRIDKEWYQGTADALYQNLDIMRRHSPQYVMVLGGDHIYSMDYSNMLLAHANSGADVTIGCIEVPIDEARGFGVMSVDDSLEITKFTEKPANPDPMPGKPDMALASMGIYIFSTEFLFQKLIEDRDNPDSSRDFGKDIIPSIIDSQYVQAYPFVDKEENPLYWRDVGTVESFWKANLDLCSIEPELNLYNRDWPIWTYQAQMPPAKFIFDDEGRRGEAIDSLVSGGCIISGARIKRSIISSGSRIHSYSLIKDSVLLPRVDVGRNCRIQNAVIDKGTIIPPNTVIGEDPVADAERFYLEESSGIVLVTPDMFGQRLHITR, from the coding sequence ATGAAATATTATTGTGAAACAAAAACCAGTACCGAATTGACTCGTAATACCCTTGCATTGGTTTTAGCTGGTGGTGAAGGGAGTCGTTTAAAAGATTTGACGCGTTGGCGAGCGAAACCGGCTGTGCCGTTTGGTGGTAAGTATCGAATCATTGATTTCGTCTTATCGAATTGCGTGAATTCAGGGATTCGAAAAATTGGGGTTTTAACGCAATATAAGTCACATTCATTGATTCGACACATCCAGCGTGCGTGGAGTTTTATGCGTTATGAAGTCGGTGAATTTGTAGAGTTGTTACCGGCTCAACAGCGTATTGATAAAGAGTGGTACCAGGGAACCGCTGATGCACTTTATCAGAACTTGGATATTATGCGACGTCACTCACCTCAGTATGTAATGGTTTTGGGTGGGGATCATATTTATTCGATGGATTACAGCAATATGTTGCTTGCTCACGCTAACTCTGGAGCTGATGTGACAATCGGTTGTATTGAAGTACCAATAGACGAAGCGCGTGGTTTTGGGGTGATGTCCGTTGACGATTCTTTAGAAATTACCAAGTTTACTGAAAAGCCTGCAAATCCTGACCCGATGCCAGGTAAGCCTGATATGGCGTTGGCTTCTATGGGCATTTATATATTTTCTACGGAATTCCTATTTCAAAAACTAATTGAGGACCGGGATAACCCTGATTCATCGCGTGACTTCGGTAAAGATATTATTCCTTCGATTATTGATAGCCAGTATGTACAAGCTTATCCATTTGTCGATAAGGAAGAGAATCCGCTCTATTGGCGAGATGTAGGAACCGTTGAGTCTTTCTGGAAAGCGAATCTGGATCTATGTTCGATTGAACCCGAACTGAATTTGTATAACCGTGATTGGCCGATTTGGACCTACCAAGCTCAAATGCCACCAGCAAAATTCATTTTTGATGATGAAGGACGAAGAGGGGAAGCGATTGACTCTTTAGTATCTGGTGGTTGTATTATTTCTGGTGCGAGAATTAAGCGTTCTATTATTTCAAGTGGATCACGAATCCATAGTTATTCACTTATTAAAGATTCGGTGTTGTTGCCTCGGGTTGATGTGGGGAGAAATTGCCGTATTCAAAATGCAGTGATTGATAAAGGTACGATTATTCCTCCCAATACAGTAATTGGCGAAGATCCTGTTGCGGATGCTGAGCGTTTCTATCTTGAAGAATCTTCGGGCATTGTCTTAGTTACACCAGACATGTTCGGGCAGCGTTTGCACATTACTCGATAA
- a CDS encoding KpsF/GutQ family sugar-phosphate isomerase gives MKVNYQQTAKRVFDIEAQALTHLKTLLDDDFNKSIDAILSTRGRVVICGMGKSGLIGKKIMATLASTGTPCFFMHPGEAFHGDLGMVSPEDIFLALSNSGETEEVIKLLPFLKDNNNIVIAMTGRPNSTLAENAHYHLNIAVPQEACPHQLAPTASTTATLAMGDALAVALMEAREFQPQDFARFHPGGSLGRKLLSRVKHEMKTENLPKVSTNASAQEVIHTMTEGRLGLCIVNEGEGIITDGDLRRQMEQDFSGLAAKTAQDLMSHGPKLISPNARLSEAEILMSDNKITSLLVGEMGNIQGVIQIYDLK, from the coding sequence ATGAAAGTGAATTACCAACAAACCGCAAAACGTGTATTCGATATTGAAGCGCAAGCACTCACTCATTTAAAAACGCTGCTTGACGATGACTTTAATAAATCCATTGACGCCATCCTGTCAACTCGGGGACGAGTTGTGATTTGTGGCATGGGGAAATCCGGCTTGATTGGTAAAAAAATCATGGCAACTCTAGCCAGCACTGGCACGCCGTGTTTTTTTATGCATCCCGGAGAAGCATTCCACGGTGATTTAGGCATGGTTTCGCCAGAAGATATTTTCTTGGCCTTATCTAATTCAGGAGAAACCGAAGAGGTCATCAAACTGTTACCTTTCTTAAAAGACAATAACAATATCGTCATTGCCATGACCGGCCGACCCAATTCAACACTCGCGGAAAACGCGCACTATCACTTAAACATCGCTGTCCCGCAAGAAGCCTGCCCTCACCAACTTGCCCCCACCGCCTCCACTACCGCAACCCTAGCAATGGGCGACGCATTGGCTGTAGCCTTAATGGAAGCACGAGAATTTCAACCGCAAGACTTTGCCCGCTTTCACCCAGGAGGAAGTTTAGGCAGAAAACTTCTCAGTCGCGTCAAACACGAAATGAAAACTGAAAACTTACCAAAAGTCTCAACCAATGCCAGTGCACAGGAAGTCATTCATACAATGACTGAAGGTCGATTAGGCCTTTGTATTGTAAATGAAGGTGAAGGCATTATTACCGACGGCGATTTACGTCGACAAATGGAGCAAGATTTTTCTGGCCTAGCCGCAAAAACCGCACAAGATTTAATGAGCCATGGACCGAAATTAATCTCACCGAATGCGCGTTTGAGTGAAGCTGAAATATTGATGAGTGACAATAAAATCACCAGTTTACTTGTTGGTGAAATGGGGAATATTCAGGGCGTGATTCAGATTTACGACTTGAAATAA
- a CDS encoding 3-deoxy-D-manno-octulosonic acid transferase: MRSIIYNTLIHSALPIVAGISWRKCRKAAQTEPRLEHCFAQKFGKLPAGIKQNGVLIHAVSLGETRSVLPLISELQNLYPDMPLTLTNGSVRGAKQLVKTLPAGIQYSFLPLDYPFAVKRFLKQLQPKVVVIIETEIWPNLIQACHDLNIPILLVNARLKRSSMQSYQKYGGQWLCDKLNQIETIACQFKADHDNFARLGVNTNKLQTIGNLKFDISISDQLRQQTNAWKAHHNGFIWVAASTHEDEEALMLEAHKKLLAKQPNAVLILVPRQADRFIEVEQSLLRETWHYEKRSDWQSLEQHTLRQTTQVVLADSVGEMLFWMGISDAAFIGGSMVNFGGHNILEPAAWQKPVLSGPYYQNLEALYQVFIDENAIQICDTPEGLASQLIALTDDKTNSKWGEIAFQTFEQNTGALQKVLSLLEPYLSITTTQ, from the coding sequence GTGCGAAGCATAATCTACAACACCCTCATTCACTCAGCTTTGCCGATTGTAGCTGGAATCAGTTGGCGGAAATGTCGTAAAGCCGCCCAAACTGAACCGCGCCTCGAACATTGTTTTGCGCAAAAATTTGGAAAGTTACCGGCCGGTATAAAACAAAATGGTGTTCTAATCCATGCGGTTTCTCTTGGGGAAACTCGTTCAGTTCTCCCTCTTATTTCAGAACTGCAAAACCTTTATCCAGATATGCCTTTAACCCTAACGAATGGTTCCGTTCGAGGCGCTAAACAGCTGGTCAAAACCCTACCGGCCGGTATTCAATATAGCTTCCTGCCGCTCGATTATCCATTTGCCGTTAAACGTTTTTTAAAACAACTGCAACCCAAGGTGGTTGTGATTATCGAAACCGAAATCTGGCCAAACCTCATTCAAGCGTGCCACGATTTAAACATTCCCATACTACTGGTAAATGCCCGGCTAAAACGCAGCTCAATGCAGAGCTATCAAAAATATGGCGGACAATGGCTTTGCGACAAATTAAATCAAATCGAAACCATAGCATGTCAATTCAAAGCGGATCACGACAACTTTGCTCGACTTGGTGTCAATACGAATAAACTGCAAACTATTGGAAACCTAAAATTTGATATATCAATCTCAGACCAATTACGCCAACAAACCAATGCTTGGAAAGCGCATCACAATGGCTTTATTTGGGTCGCAGCAAGTACGCATGAAGATGAAGAAGCGCTCATGCTTGAAGCACATAAAAAGCTTTTAGCCAAACAGCCAAATGCAGTATTAATTTTAGTTCCACGGCAAGCTGACCGTTTTATCGAAGTCGAACAAAGCTTACTAAGGGAAACATGGCATTATGAAAAACGCAGTGACTGGCAATCATTAGAACAGCATACACTAAGGCAAACGACTCAGGTTGTCCTTGCTGACAGCGTCGGAGAGATGCTTTTTTGGATGGGAATCAGTGATGCGGCTTTTATTGGTGGCTCAATGGTCAATTTCGGCGGACACAATATTCTTGAGCCTGCTGCTTGGCAAAAACCGGTTCTCTCAGGTCCGTACTACCAAAATCTAGAAGCGCTCTATCAGGTGTTTATTGATGAGAATGCGATTCAAATTTGCGACACTCCTGAAGGGCTAGCATCCCAGCTTATCGCTCTAACTGACGATAAAACAAATAGCAAATGGGGAGAAATAGCCTTCCAAACGTTTGAACAAAATACAGGCGCCTTGCAAAAGGTTTTGTCACTCCTCGAGCCTTATTTATCAATCACTACAACTCAATAA
- a CDS encoding YqhA family protein, with protein sequence MANEKIDEKVNKKASDQFSEQSEGDVKNACVDARSNSMAEKVFENFLWNSRFVVLIAVVASLLTAFALFYMTSIDVYYTIAHLSHYHALDDAGRVELKALTVAHVVASVDGFLLGAIMLIFSLGLYELFISKIGPASGNTSSKILIINSLDDLKDKLAKVILMILIVMFFEQAIFLKPQEPLELLYYALAIMLVALALYFSHKAYESKH encoded by the coding sequence ATGGCGAATGAGAAGATAGATGAAAAGGTGAATAAGAAGGCGAGTGATCAGTTTTCAGAGCAATCGGAAGGTGATGTAAAAAATGCTTGTGTTGATGCACGTTCTAATTCGATGGCAGAAAAAGTATTTGAAAACTTTTTATGGAACAGTCGGTTTGTCGTATTGATTGCAGTGGTGGCAAGTTTATTGACTGCTTTTGCACTGTTTTATATGACCTCGATTGACGTCTATTACACGATTGCGCATTTATCGCATTATCATGCATTGGATGATGCTGGACGTGTCGAGTTAAAAGCTCTTACAGTGGCTCATGTCGTTGCCTCGGTGGACGGGTTTTTATTAGGTGCCATTATGTTGATTTTCTCATTGGGTCTTTATGAGTTGTTTATCTCTAAGATTGGGCCTGCCAGTGGAAATACTTCGAGTAAGATTTTGATTATCAATTCACTGGATGATTTAAAAGATAAGCTCGCGAAAGTGATCTTGATGATTTTAATCGTTATGTTCTTTGAGCAAGCCATTTTCCTCAAACCACAGGAACCATTAGAGTTGCTCTACTATGCGTTGGCGATTATGTTGGTTGCGTTGGCGCTTTATTTTTCACATAAAGCCTATGAAAGTAAGCACTAA
- the hslV gene encoding ATP-dependent protease subunit HslV, which produces MNNFRGTTILCAKRGNQMVIGGDGQVTLGHVVMKGNARKVRRLYNGQVLAGFAGATADAFTLFERFEARLQTHNGQLMRAAVEMAKDWRTDRALRKLEAMMLVADQENMLLISGTGDVIEPQEDFIAIGSGGNYAYSAAKALMDNTDLSAKDVVEKGLNIAADLCIYTNHNLTIEMLEKEA; this is translated from the coding sequence ATGAATAATTTTCGCGGTACAACCATCTTGTGTGCAAAGCGTGGTAATCAAATGGTCATTGGTGGTGATGGACAGGTGACACTTGGCCATGTGGTCATGAAAGGCAATGCGCGCAAAGTACGTCGCTTATATAACGGTCAGGTTTTGGCTGGGTTTGCTGGAGCGACCGCTGATGCGTTTACATTGTTTGAGCGTTTTGAAGCACGCTTGCAAACCCATAATGGACAACTAATGCGGGCCGCTGTAGAAATGGCCAAAGATTGGCGTACGGATCGCGCTTTACGAAAGCTTGAAGCGATGATGTTGGTCGCCGATCAAGAGAACATGTTGCTGATTTCTGGGACAGGGGATGTCATTGAGCCGCAGGAAGATTTCATTGCAATTGGGTCTGGTGGCAATTATGCCTATTCTGCTGCCAAAGCTTTGATGGATAATACCGATTTGAGCGCAAAAGATGTGGTTGAAAAAGGTTTAAACATTGCCGCGGATTTGTGTATTTACACGAACCACAATTTGACCATTGAAATGTTAGAAAAAGAAGCTTAA